One part of the Kryptolebias marmoratus isolate JLee-2015 linkage group LG2, ASM164957v2, whole genome shotgun sequence genome encodes these proteins:
- the gpr184 gene encoding G protein-coupled receptor 184 gives MNVTSSGIQETTDQTCVKIGKSPISDFLMAIYILAFIFGLIFNVLTLRPIFLQVKQKNVLGIFLLCLSISDLLYIFTMPLWINYYHQDHEWKLGATSCSIAGFFYYSNMYISIYLLCCISVDRCLVVCYPLRFKTHRTSRYAWVQCAIVYIAVVTMHIIILIFDAHDDEKNQDRCYETYPMQKTVAMFNLSRVGLGFILPLIVLAVSYWKVLATVGQSPGLSAQAKRKVRLLSFGVIGIFSVCCAPYHILLLSRSLVYFKYNDPSPKGLYCQFEQNIHWSFSVTLALSTLNSVVDPVLYVLVSNTVRNKLNLCLRRGQQTPLDECALPAYKKGKPKENSFI, from the coding sequence ATGAATGTTACAAGCTCAGGAATTCAGGAAACCACAGACCAAACATGCGTTAAAATTGGAAAGAGTCCCATCAGTGATTTCCTGATGGCTATTTACATTCTGGCTTTtatctttggtttaattttcaATGTACTGACTCTGAGGCCTATTTTTCTACaagtaaagcagaaaaatgttctGGGAATCTTCCTACTCTGCCTGTCTATATCTGACCTGCTTTACATCTTCACCATGCCTCTTTGGATAAATTATTACCACCAGGACCACGAGTGGAAACTGGGCGCTACCTCCTGCAGCATAGCTGGCTTCTTCTACTACTCTAACATGTACATCAGCATCTACCTGCTGTGTTGTATCTCTGTGGACCGCTGCCTGGTTGTGTGTTACCCACTGCGCTTCAAGACCCACCGTACATCGCGCTACGCATGGGTCCAATGTGCCATTGTTTACATTGCAGTTGTAACAATGCACATAATCATACTAATATTTGATGCCCATGATGATGAAAAAAACCAAGACCGCTGTTATGAGACTTACCCCATGCAGAAAACTGTGGCCATGTTTAACCTGAGCAGAGTGGGCTTAGGCTTCATCTTACCCCTGATAGTGTTGGCCGTGAGCTACTGGAAAGTGCTGGCCACTGTGGGCCAAAGTCCAGGTCTGAGTGCCCAGGCCAAGAGGAAGGTCCGTCTGCTCTCGTTTGGGGTGATCGGAATCTTCTCAGTTTGCTGTGCACCATACCACATTCTCTTGCTTTCACGCTCCCTTGTCTACTTCAAGTACAACGATCCTTCACCTAAAGGACTGTACTGccagtttgaacaaaacataCACTGGTCCTTCTCAGTCACGCTGGCGTTGTCCACTTTGAACAGTGTTGTGGACCCAGTGCTGTATGTGCTGGTCAGTAATACAgtaagaaataaactgaacctGTGCTTGAGAAGGGGACAGCAGACGCCATTAGATGAATGTGCTCTGCCTGCATATAAAAAAGGGAAGCCAAAGGAGAACAGTTTTATATGA